The following are from one region of the Sandaracinus amylolyticus genome:
- a CDS encoding caspase family protein, with translation MRQAIALLLMFVMVAGCGGATVPRGPARNARSVADGDAAVVVGPRRIALGAFEDALSPGDPVDDAGRHQRAYEIELDPSQRVRFRVPAGELDPMLRVSGPDGFALENDDVSPHSLDAMLEFVPPSPGTYRVIVTTAPPGQSGRFQLRVDARAPDGVGARMQLGQRVVGALGGAPIDPDLGAGVVPLWFEAQGGSIVRVRVTSREFDTIAEVRGPHGQQWINDDANDLGPDGTERALDSTLIIAAPVTGIYQLLVSAYGHTGGGSFQVTTSVRPPVIVAAGDASPAGAFAGPEGAGRVLGLYAGITEYVTHGRLYGCADDARLLGEAMRSAHLQRVDEQVVLTDAMATRAAFLDGIRSIASRAQPQDVVVVFWSGHGNVQPAANDPSELDGLDETIQMIDGAITDTELVAALDTVNAGTVVLALDSCHSGGFADDFVRRAGRVGLFSSDEDVLSDTAEPRRAGGYLSWYLRNGVLGHADRRPHDGVLYAGELTDYLTDGFVADHRLMNRDGSLDPMQRLVVRRGSVRWSDVLWVYPRGADLTIPTLPSIALTSPPP, from the coding sequence ATGAGACAGGCGATCGCGCTCCTCCTGATGTTCGTCATGGTCGCGGGATGCGGCGGCGCGACGGTGCCGCGCGGACCGGCGCGCAACGCGCGGAGTGTGGCGGACGGCGATGCCGCGGTGGTGGTCGGACCGCGACGCATCGCGCTCGGAGCGTTCGAGGACGCGCTCTCGCCGGGAGATCCCGTCGACGACGCGGGCCGTCATCAGCGCGCCTACGAGATCGAGCTCGATCCCTCGCAGCGCGTTCGCTTCCGCGTGCCCGCGGGCGAGCTCGATCCGATGCTGCGCGTCTCGGGCCCCGACGGATTCGCGCTCGAGAATGACGACGTGTCGCCGCACTCGCTCGACGCGATGCTCGAGTTCGTCCCGCCGAGCCCCGGCACCTACCGCGTGATCGTCACCACTGCGCCGCCTGGGCAGAGCGGTCGCTTCCAGCTGCGCGTCGATGCGCGCGCGCCCGACGGAGTCGGCGCGCGCATGCAGCTCGGGCAGCGCGTCGTGGGCGCGCTCGGTGGCGCGCCGATCGATCCCGATCTCGGGGCCGGCGTGGTGCCGCTCTGGTTCGAGGCGCAGGGCGGATCGATCGTGCGCGTGCGCGTGACCTCGCGCGAGTTCGACACCATCGCCGAGGTGCGCGGCCCGCACGGGCAGCAGTGGATCAATGACGACGCGAACGATCTCGGGCCCGACGGCACCGAGCGCGCGCTCGACAGCACGTTGATCATCGCCGCGCCGGTGACCGGCATCTACCAGCTCCTCGTCAGCGCGTACGGCCACACGGGCGGCGGCTCGTTCCAGGTCACGACGTCGGTGCGCCCGCCGGTGATCGTCGCGGCGGGCGACGCCTCGCCCGCGGGCGCGTTCGCGGGGCCCGAGGGCGCCGGTCGCGTGCTCGGCCTCTACGCCGGCATCACCGAGTACGTCACCCACGGTCGCCTCTACGGGTGCGCCGACGACGCGCGCCTGCTCGGCGAGGCGATGCGCAGCGCGCACCTGCAGCGCGTCGACGAGCAGGTCGTGCTCACCGATGCGATGGCCACGCGTGCCGCGTTCCTCGACGGGATCCGCTCGATCGCGTCGCGCGCGCAGCCGCAGGACGTGGTCGTCGTGTTCTGGTCGGGGCACGGCAACGTGCAGCCCGCGGCGAACGATCCGAGCGAGCTCGACGGGCTCGACGAGACCATCCAGATGATCGACGGCGCGATCACCGACACCGAGCTCGTCGCGGCGCTCGACACGGTGAACGCGGGCACCGTCGTGCTCGCGCTCGACTCGTGTCACTCGGGCGGCTTCGCCGACGACTTCGTGCGGCGCGCGGGACGCGTCGGGCTCTTCTCGAGCGACGAGGACGTGCTGAGCGACACCGCGGAGCCGCGCCGCGCCGGCGGATATCTGTCGTGGTATCTGCGCAACGGCGTGCTCGGCCACGCCGATCGCCGCCCCCACGACGGCGTGCTCTACGCGGGCGAGCTCACCGACTACCTGACCGACGGGTTCGTCGCCGATCACCGGCTCATGAACCGCGACGGGAGCCTCGACCCGATGCAGCGCCTCGTGGTGCGTCGCGGCTCGGTGCGCTGGAGCGACGTGCTCTGGGTCTATCCGCGCGGCGCCGATCTCACGATCCCGACGCTGCCGTCGATCGCGCTGACCAGCCCGCCTCCGTGA
- a CDS encoding alpha-ketoglutarate-dependent dioxygenase AlkB, with the protein MQLDPALFTRHALDETHALYAGELPPALRPDAAIFERLWALHPETFHEIKMHGRLVKTPRWQQAYGADYRYTGNVNRALPVPPDLEALHEWARTTIDPRLNGLLLNWYDAAHEHYIGKHRDSTINMVEGAPIVTVSFGSERAFRLRPWRAQGLRDFAVRDGSVLVMPWETNLAYTHEVPHAAKNEGRRISVTLRAFRSERTA; encoded by the coding sequence ATGCAGCTCGATCCCGCGCTCTTCACGCGTCACGCGCTCGACGAGACACACGCGCTCTACGCCGGCGAGCTCCCGCCCGCGTTGCGCCCCGACGCCGCGATCTTCGAGCGTCTCTGGGCGCTGCACCCCGAGACGTTCCACGAGATCAAGATGCACGGCCGTCTCGTGAAGACGCCGCGCTGGCAGCAGGCCTACGGCGCCGACTATCGCTACACCGGCAACGTGAACCGCGCGCTGCCGGTGCCGCCCGATCTCGAGGCGCTGCACGAGTGGGCGCGCACGACGATCGATCCGCGCCTCAACGGTCTCCTGCTCAACTGGTACGACGCCGCGCACGAGCACTACATCGGCAAACATCGCGACAGCACGATCAACATGGTCGAGGGCGCGCCGATCGTGACCGTGTCGTTCGGGAGCGAGCGCGCGTTCCGACTCCGCCCGTGGCGCGCGCAGGGGCTGCGCGACTTCGCGGTGCGCGACGGGAGCGTGCTCGTGATGCCGTGGGAGACGAACCTCGCGTACACGCACGAGGTACCCCACGCCGCGAAGAACGAAGGGCGTCGCATCTCGGTCACGCTGCGCGCGTTCCGGAGCGAGCGCACCGCGTGA
- a CDS encoding CPBP family intramembrane glutamic endopeptidase: protein MDSPSPRDRALAIASLIAFGAQAVLAPTDLALVPVVASLVIALGAMRTAPATRAITSLVAVLAVVSWTGILWQPAMAIALGAFALLARSLPRLAPGPTWRARGEVPWLATLVVGGVTPIALVLWLVVMQPDLGDVLRTYVPDETPLALMIAGGVVFAIVNAALEELIWRGVLQDRLEALVGPVAAIVLQALSFGVAHAHGVPRGVVGVVLAGTWAVMLGALRRHARGLVAPVIAHVIADATIATIVLVLATD, encoded by the coding sequence ATGGACTCCCCTTCCCCGCGTGATCGTGCGCTCGCGATCGCGTCCCTGATCGCCTTCGGCGCGCAGGCCGTGCTCGCGCCGACGGACCTCGCGCTCGTGCCGGTCGTCGCCTCGCTGGTCATCGCGCTCGGCGCGATGCGCACCGCGCCAGCGACCCGCGCGATCACGTCGCTCGTCGCGGTGCTCGCGGTCGTGTCGTGGACCGGGATCCTGTGGCAGCCCGCGATGGCGATCGCGCTCGGAGCGTTCGCGCTCCTCGCGCGCTCGCTGCCGCGCCTCGCGCCCGGTCCGACGTGGCGCGCGCGCGGCGAGGTCCCGTGGCTCGCGACGCTCGTGGTCGGCGGGGTGACGCCGATCGCGCTCGTGCTCTGGCTCGTCGTGATGCAGCCGGATCTCGGCGACGTGCTCCGCACGTACGTGCCCGACGAGACCCCGCTCGCGCTGATGATCGCGGGCGGCGTCGTGTTCGCGATCGTCAACGCGGCGCTCGAGGAGCTGATCTGGCGCGGCGTGCTGCAGGACCGGCTCGAGGCGCTCGTCGGGCCGGTCGCCGCGATCGTGCTGCAGGCGCTCTCGTTCGGCGTCGCGCACGCGCACGGCGTTCCGCGCGGGGTCGTCGGCGTGGTGCTCGCGGGGACGTGGGCCGTGATGCTCGGCGCGCTGCGACGTCACGCGCGTGGCCTGGTCGCGCCGGTGATCGCGCACGTGATCGCAGACGCGACGATCGCGACGATCGTGCTCGTCCTCGCCACCGATTGA
- a CDS encoding TetR/AcrR family transcriptional regulator, with translation MSTHDERPVRRPVQERARKRREALLDATARILDREGWDALTTNAVAREAGAAVGTVYEYFPSREALLVGLLERHGERLGAVIDEAIAGSEGDLARGCDAVVDAFARFWIEEPGYRAAWLGAQASEVLAKTGAEWGDRFGKRLADVLAVFAPALPSRERGIVARTAVHLVSGLLLVAVTSSPRARRAMIAETKIALRAYLGARLPAR, from the coding sequence ATGTCCACGCACGACGAGCGCCCGGTGCGCCGCCCGGTGCAGGAGCGCGCGCGCAAGCGGCGCGAAGCGCTGCTCGATGCGACCGCGCGCATCCTCGACCGCGAGGGCTGGGACGCGCTCACGACGAACGCGGTCGCGCGCGAAGCGGGCGCCGCGGTGGGCACGGTCTACGAGTACTTCCCGAGCCGCGAGGCGCTCCTCGTCGGTCTGCTGGAGCGCCACGGCGAGCGGCTCGGTGCGGTGATCGACGAGGCGATCGCGGGCTCCGAGGGCGATCTCGCGCGCGGGTGCGACGCGGTGGTCGACGCGTTCGCACGCTTCTGGATCGAGGAGCCGGGCTACCGCGCGGCGTGGCTCGGCGCGCAGGCGAGCGAGGTGCTCGCGAAGACCGGCGCCGAGTGGGGCGATCGCTTCGGCAAGCGCCTCGCGGACGTGCTCGCGGTCTTCGCGCCCGCGCTGCCGTCGCGCGAGCGCGGCATCGTCGCGCGCACCGCCGTGCACCTGGTGAGCGGGCTGCTCCTGGTCGCGGTCACGTCGTCGCCCCGCGCTCGTCGCGCGATGATCGCAGAGACGAAGATCGCGCTCCGCGCGTACCTCGGCGCGAGGCTTCCTGCTCGTTGA
- a CDS encoding LEA type 2 family protein: protein MRSWLTGISIALSITVAGCGAAPGEEETTPVASSALRPLEIARPEAQLRAIEGEQAVFDIRVIVTNPNEADVVLRRATGELMLDGNRVARLEIDGEEPLEADSERVFVFDVSVPVSMLATVRADQYVARGTLYADGGTGDGALQTPFELTGDVPSLTAP, encoded by the coding sequence ATGCGGAGCTGGCTCACGGGGATCTCGATCGCGCTCTCGATCACGGTCGCGGGCTGTGGCGCGGCGCCGGGCGAGGAGGAGACGACACCGGTCGCATCGTCCGCGCTGCGTCCGCTCGAGATCGCGCGTCCCGAGGCGCAGCTCCGCGCGATCGAGGGCGAGCAGGCGGTCTTCGACATCCGCGTGATCGTCACGAACCCGAACGAGGCCGACGTCGTGCTGCGTCGCGCCACGGGCGAGCTGATGCTCGACGGCAATCGCGTCGCGCGGCTCGAGATCGACGGCGAGGAGCCGCTCGAGGCGGACTCGGAGCGCGTGTTCGTGTTCGACGTGTCGGTGCCGGTCTCGATGCTCGCGACGGTGCGCGCCGACCAGTACGTCGCCCGCGGGACGCTCTATGCGGACGGTGGGACCGGCGACGGGGCGCTCCAGACGCCCTTCGAGCTCACCGGCGACGTCCCCTCGCTCACCGCGCCCTAG
- a CDS encoding AMP-dependent synthetase/ligase produces the protein MLELGPDLPARTTAPNARTLGEMFFLRCARSASLPALHRKRESEWDPITWQGFLDGAAKVARGLLALGLVPGDRVAILGPTQPTWAIDDLGAQLAGMVSFGIYPKQSPEQVRYLLEHSEAKVVFVDEAEEIETVLAAAKGLKNIVAIVPWTMALHRRFEGRDPRLVPPTRFEGEALPERDIRDIQERIDPDDTAILIYTSGTTGPPKGAMIAHRNILSILRSASEATLLRQSDLSLNFLPMAHAAERVLGFYGRVDAGIPAAYAQSTATVLDDLKSVGPTVFGSVPRIFEKAHAKIFSEMEKQKPAVQRLFAWANDVGKRRLEHVLAGRPVPARIAAQHAIADRLVFKRIREAFGGRVRMMVTGAAPTAPAILEFFWAAGLPIYEAYGMTESTVITHINREGAVKLGTVGRVIPPSEHRIAPDGEILVRGPWVFKGYLKNPQATEEMLEGGWLHTGDVGVIDGDGYLKITDRKKHLIITAGGKNLSPANIEKAIKEQDPLISQVHAHGDRRNYVAAIIAPSPIETLEWGIPRGLCTKEELDARQKELMANPTGRTEALNRAMAKVVAHPELRERIRAAVRRGNEHLARVEQVRRFVILDRDFSQEQGELTPTMKVKRKEVEAKYASLLDRAYVEDGFALEP, from the coding sequence ATGCTCGAGCTCGGCCCCGATCTCCCGGCCCGCACCACCGCGCCCAACGCGCGAACCCTCGGCGAGATGTTCTTCCTGCGCTGCGCCCGCAGCGCCTCGCTCCCCGCGCTCCATCGCAAGCGCGAGAGCGAGTGGGATCCGATCACCTGGCAGGGCTTCCTCGACGGTGCGGCGAAGGTCGCGCGCGGCCTGCTCGCCCTCGGCCTGGTGCCCGGCGATCGCGTCGCGATCCTCGGCCCGACGCAGCCGACCTGGGCGATCGACGATCTCGGCGCGCAGCTCGCGGGGATGGTGAGCTTCGGGATCTATCCGAAGCAGTCGCCCGAGCAGGTGCGCTATCTGCTCGAGCACAGCGAGGCGAAGGTCGTCTTCGTCGACGAGGCGGAGGAGATCGAGACCGTCCTCGCCGCGGCGAAGGGCCTCAAGAACATCGTCGCGATCGTGCCCTGGACGATGGCGCTCCACCGGCGCTTCGAGGGTCGCGATCCGCGCCTCGTGCCGCCCACGCGCTTCGAGGGCGAGGCGCTCCCCGAGCGCGACATCCGCGACATCCAGGAGCGCATCGATCCCGACGACACCGCGATCCTGATCTACACGTCGGGCACGACGGGCCCGCCGAAGGGCGCGATGATCGCGCACCGCAACATCCTGTCGATCCTGCGCAGCGCGTCGGAGGCGACGCTGCTGCGGCAGAGCGATCTCTCGCTGAACTTCCTGCCGATGGCGCACGCCGCGGAGCGCGTGCTCGGCTTCTACGGGCGCGTCGACGCGGGCATCCCGGCCGCGTACGCGCAGAGCACCGCGACGGTGCTCGACGATCTCAAGAGCGTCGGGCCGACGGTGTTCGGCAGCGTGCCGCGCATCTTCGAGAAGGCGCACGCGAAGATCTTCTCGGAGATGGAGAAGCAGAAGCCCGCGGTGCAGCGGCTCTTCGCGTGGGCGAACGACGTGGGCAAGCGCCGCCTCGAGCACGTGCTCGCCGGGCGTCCGGTACCGGCGCGCATCGCGGCGCAGCACGCGATCGCGGATCGGTTGGTGTTCAAACGAATCCGCGAGGCGTTCGGCGGTCGCGTGCGGATGATGGTCACCGGCGCGGCGCCCACCGCGCCCGCGATCCTCGAGTTCTTCTGGGCCGCGGGCCTGCCGATTTACGAGGCGTACGGGATGACCGAGTCGACGGTCATCACGCACATCAACCGCGAGGGCGCGGTGAAGCTCGGCACCGTGGGTCGCGTGATCCCGCCGAGCGAGCATCGCATCGCGCCCGACGGCGAGATCCTCGTGCGCGGCCCCTGGGTCTTCAAGGGCTACCTCAAGAACCCGCAGGCGACCGAGGAGATGCTCGAGGGCGGCTGGCTGCACACCGGTGACGTCGGCGTGATCGACGGCGACGGGTACCTGAAGATCACCGATCGCAAGAAGCACCTGATCATCACGGCCGGCGGCAAGAACCTCTCGCCCGCGAACATCGAGAAGGCGATCAAGGAGCAGGACCCGCTGATCTCGCAGGTGCACGCGCACGGCGATCGCCGCAACTACGTCGCCGCGATCATCGCGCCGAGCCCGATCGAGACGCTCGAGTGGGGCATCCCGCGCGGGCTCTGCACGAAGGAGGAGCTCGACGCGCGCCAGAAGGAGCTGATGGCGAACCCGACGGGCCGCACCGAGGCGCTGAACCGCGCCATGGCGAAGGTCGTCGCGCATCCCGAGCTCCGCGAGCGGATCCGTGCGGCGGTGCGCCGCGGCAACGAGCACCTCGCGCGCGTCGAGCAGGTGCGTCGCTTCGTGATCCTCGATCGCGACTTCAGCCAGGAGCAGGGCGAGCTCACGCCGACGATGAAGGTGAAGCGCAAGGAGGTCGAAGCGAAGTACGCGTCGCTGCTCGACCGCGCTTATGTGGAGGACGGCTTCGCACTCGAGCCGTGA
- a CDS encoding serine/threonine protein kinase codes for MSFSRRYTLEVPLGESALGSVWTARDAEADRKVVVMQLDEEAGDEARKFFFASAEKLRGIDHPNVVRAFDHGETEEGVPYLVVERLDGESLAMRWASAPITVSEIVDVAVGISEGLAALHAAGFAHGDLEPGNVFLHGEGGREIPKLIGIALNRAQIRASDDAERTSLATLHNLYAYAAPEQVRGEVVATPEADLYSLAAVLYAGLAGRPPHMAKNTIALVDAVLHKRPPALQSVKKELAAFSLTLDRAMSSEPKKRYADAKQLGRALKSCLLMSKSVASMELPVGPRKPIGDPETGVLQAGAKAASPAKPGDAKAKPATEAKPATEAKPATEAKPATEAKPATEAKPATEAKPAAAKLPATKLPTPAAGATKVAAVPATKLPAPAAKAVPASKLPAKADTNASAKPSEPHVEADAPKPAETSQTSLDVRDDEVRDARPSEVELVALAEPARPSFEEIDVPDEVAPAKPPSLPTKSSAGTTSAPRRSAGDSIEMSSSELELVPPTAAPASSAPPPPPPAKPSSAPPPSAALDSAAFMPSPMPVAPFDPGALDAPPPSSSARLPWAIAIGLGAALVVLIGWIATQRGTTATSDVPPSASPAAPTAVTAAEPDTSDPEPSAPPPQPPAPQPAAPEPTPPPVATTTPVVAPPPTPAREVAPPPRPTTPPRATRPTRPSARRATAPRTTAPRTTAPRATATATPRTTTPPRTTTPPRTTASSIRPASPSTSAPATTSSPPRRPTVVTDPGF; via the coding sequence GTGTCGTTCAGCCGACGATACACGCTCGAAGTACCGCTCGGCGAGAGCGCATTGGGCAGCGTGTGGACCGCGCGAGACGCCGAGGCGGACCGCAAGGTCGTCGTCATGCAGCTCGACGAGGAAGCGGGCGACGAGGCGCGCAAGTTCTTCTTCGCGAGCGCGGAGAAGCTGCGCGGCATCGATCACCCGAACGTCGTGCGCGCGTTCGACCACGGTGAGACCGAGGAGGGCGTGCCTTATCTCGTCGTCGAGCGGCTCGACGGCGAGAGCCTCGCGATGCGCTGGGCGAGCGCGCCGATCACGGTCAGCGAGATCGTCGACGTCGCGGTGGGCATCAGCGAGGGGCTCGCAGCGCTGCACGCGGCCGGCTTCGCGCACGGCGATCTCGAGCCGGGCAACGTCTTCCTGCACGGCGAAGGCGGTCGGGAGATCCCGAAGCTGATCGGGATCGCGCTCAACCGCGCGCAGATCCGCGCGAGCGACGACGCGGAGCGCACGTCGCTCGCGACGCTGCACAACCTCTACGCGTACGCGGCGCCGGAGCAGGTGCGCGGCGAGGTGGTGGCGACGCCGGAGGCCGATCTCTACTCGCTCGCCGCGGTGCTCTACGCGGGGCTCGCGGGGCGCCCGCCGCACATGGCGAAGAACACGATCGCGCTCGTCGACGCGGTGCTGCACAAGCGCCCGCCGGCGCTGCAGAGCGTGAAGAAGGAGCTCGCGGCGTTCTCGCTGACGCTCGATCGCGCGATGAGCAGCGAGCCGAAGAAGCGCTACGCCGACGCGAAGCAGCTCGGGCGCGCGCTGAAGTCGTGCTTGCTGATGTCGAAGAGCGTCGCGTCGATGGAGCTGCCGGTCGGGCCGCGGAAGCCGATCGGCGATCCCGAGACCGGTGTGCTCCAGGCAGGCGCAAAGGCCGCGAGCCCGGCGAAGCCGGGCGACGCGAAGGCGAAGCCCGCGACCGAAGCCAAGCCCGCGACCGAGGCGAAGCCCGCGACCGAAGCCAAGCCCGCGACCGAAGCCAAGCCCGCGACCGAAGCCAAGCCCGCCACCGAAGCCAAGCCCGCCGCCGCGAAGCTGCCCGCGACCAAGCTCCCCACCCCTGCCGCAGGCGCGACGAAGGTCGCCGCGGTGCCGGCGACCAAGCTCCCCGCGCCCGCGGCGAAGGCGGTGCCCGCGTCGAAGCTGCCCGCGAAGGCCGACACGAACGCATCGGCCAAGCCGAGCGAGCCGCACGTCGAGGCCGACGCTCCGAAGCCGGCCGAGACCTCGCAGACGTCGCTCGACGTGCGCGACGACGAAGTGCGCGATGCGCGGCCCAGCGAGGTCGAGCTCGTCGCGCTCGCCGAGCCCGCGCGTCCCTCGTTCGAAGAGATCGACGTGCCGGACGAGGTCGCGCCCGCGAAGCCGCCCTCGCTCCCCACGAAGTCGAGCGCCGGCACGACCAGCGCGCCGCGCCGATCCGCGGGCGACTCGATCGAGATGTCGAGCTCGGAGCTCGAGCTCGTGCCGCCGACGGCCGCGCCCGCGAGCTCGGCCCCTCCTCCTCCGCCTCCGGCGAAGCCCAGCAGCGCACCACCGCCTTCGGCCGCGCTCGACTCCGCCGCGTTCATGCCCTCGCCGATGCCGGTCGCGCCGTTCGATCCCGGCGCGCTCGATGCGCCCCCGCCGAGCTCGAGCGCGCGCCTGCCCTGGGCGATCGCGATCGGGCTCGGCGCCGCGCTCGTCGTGCTGATCGGATGGATCGCGACCCAGCGTGGCACCACCGCGACGAGCGACGTGCCTCCCAGCGCGAGCCCCGCGGCGCCCACCGCGGTCACGGCGGCGGAGCCGGATACTTCGGACCCCGAACCTTCGGCTCCGCCCCCCCAGCCTCCGGCGCCGCAGCCCGCAGCGCCCGAGCCCACGCCGCCGCCGGTCGCGACGACGACGCCCGTGGTCGCGCCGCCGCCCACTCCGGCGCGCGAGGTCGCGCCCCCGCCGCGCCCCACGACGCCGCCGCGCGCCACGCGCCCCACCCGTCCGAGCGCGCGCCGCGCGACCGCACCGCGCACGACGGCGCCGCGCACCACCGCGCCCCGCGCGACGGCCACGGCGACGCCGCGCACCACGACGCCCCCGCGCACCACGACGCCGCCGCGCACGACCGCATCGTCGATCCGCCCCGCGAGCCCGAGCACGTCGGCGCCCGCGACGACGTCTTCGCCGCCGCGGCGCCCGACCGTCGTCACCGACCCCGGCTTCTGA
- a CDS encoding tetratricopeptide repeat protein, giving the protein MVASHVASPHAHAQQSSVLEADARERRTDLARTLFAEGVQLVAEQRWAQAESRFRQALANRDAPPIRYNLASVLFEQGEYPEASVLVESVLADSTTPPEIREHAADLRRHIAERAGYVRLDVRDLDGADIAIDEYTLRDPSTEVPLAPGAHAATASYGMRREARAEIQIATGEHRVVALERAQHAPEDAVSTTPSTGGERIEEQWWFWTAIGGGVVAIAVVIGVVAAVSSDDGQLEAPIPGDFEPGVLRW; this is encoded by the coding sequence ATGGTCGCATCTCACGTCGCATCCCCGCACGCACACGCACAACAGAGCAGCGTGCTCGAGGCGGATGCGCGCGAGCGGCGCACCGATCTCGCGCGAACACTCTTCGCCGAGGGCGTGCAGCTCGTCGCGGAGCAGCGCTGGGCGCAAGCGGAGTCCCGCTTCCGACAGGCGCTCGCGAACCGCGATGCGCCGCCCATCCGCTACAACCTCGCCTCGGTGCTCTTCGAGCAGGGCGAGTACCCGGAGGCATCGGTGCTCGTCGAGTCGGTGCTCGCCGATTCGACCACACCACCCGAGATCCGCGAGCACGCGGCCGATCTCCGCAGGCACATCGCGGAGCGCGCGGGCTACGTGCGGCTCGACGTGCGTGACCTCGACGGCGCCGACATCGCGATCGACGAGTACACGCTGCGCGACCCGAGCACCGAGGTCCCGCTCGCACCTGGCGCACACGCCGCGACCGCGTCGTACGGTATGCGCCGCGAGGCGCGCGCCGAGATCCAGATCGCGACCGGCGAGCATCGTGTCGTCGCGCTCGAGCGCGCGCAGCACGCGCCCGAGGACGCGGTGAGCACCACGCCGTCGACCGGCGGCGAGCGCATCGAGGAGCAGTGGTGGTTCTGGACCGCGATCGGCGGCGGCGTGGTCGCGATCGCGGTCGTGATCGGCGTCGTCGCGGCCGTGAGCAGCGACGATGGTCAGCTCGAGGCGCCGATCCCCGGCGACTTCGAGCCGGGGGTGCTGCGATGGTGA
- a CDS encoding class I SAM-dependent methyltransferase has translation MAEEDRVKWDKKWSERVDRPRSSPGWVAELDAEIPRDGRGLDVAAGSGRLALYMARRGLDVTAVDISPVGLTLAREAARDEGVKISTSVRDLEKHGLPDGTWNAIACFHYRQPDLFLQFRDALASGGVLIAEVATVASLERNPTKPSARWLAERNELLRACEGLDVIYYREGWLGERAIARVLARKR, from the coding sequence ATGGCCGAGGAAGATCGGGTCAAGTGGGACAAGAAGTGGTCGGAGCGCGTCGATCGTCCGCGCTCCTCGCCGGGCTGGGTCGCCGAGCTCGACGCCGAGATCCCGCGCGACGGTCGCGGTCTGGACGTCGCGGCGGGCTCGGGCCGGCTCGCGCTCTACATGGCCCGGCGCGGGCTCGACGTGACCGCGGTCGACATCTCGCCGGTCGGGCTCACGCTCGCGCGCGAGGCCGCGCGTGACGAGGGCGTGAAGATCTCGACGTCGGTGCGCGATCTCGAGAAGCACGGCCTGCCCGACGGCACGTGGAACGCGATCGCGTGCTTCCACTATCGCCAGCCCGATCTCTTCCTGCAGTTCCGCGACGCGCTCGCCTCGGGCGGCGTGCTGATCGCGGAGGTCGCGACCGTGGCGAGCCTCGAGCGAAATCCGACGAAGCCGAGCGCGCGCTGGCTCGCGGAGCGCAACGAGCTGCTGCGCGCGTGCGAAGGGCTCGACGTCATCTACTACCGCGAGGGCTGGCTCGGCGAGCGCGCGATCGCGCGCGTCCTCGCCCGCAAGCGTTAG